The Pseudarthrobacter sp. NS4 genome includes a window with the following:
- a CDS encoding GlsB/YeaQ/YmgE family stress response membrane protein, producing the protein MIGFIVAGLIIGALARLIKPGKQNLGLLATLLLGLAGSVIGGVVASLLGTGDIFELNFLGFIVAVIAAVLLVGTAEAIAGRRKSVRR; encoded by the coding sequence GTGATTGGATTCATCGTTGCCGGCCTGATTATCGGCGCACTGGCCCGCCTCATCAAGCCGGGCAAGCAGAACCTGGGACTGCTCGCCACTCTCCTGCTGGGCCTTGCCGGCTCGGTGATCGGCGGAGTGGTGGCGTCCCTGCTGGGAACCGGGGACATTTTCGAGCTGAACTTCCTGGGCTTCATTGTGGCCGTCATCGCCGCGGTGCTCCTGGTGGGCACAGCCGAAGCCATTGCCGGCCGCCGGAAGTCAGTGCGCCGCTGA